One window of the Chryseotalea sp. WA131a genome contains the following:
- a CDS encoding RagB/SusD family nutrient uptake outer membrane protein encodes MKRYILITCFIFGLMTSCNVLDQLPEQQISDSQAITSLSGANAALNGAYSQIQGVYEGRLQRLSDVSADVSQSIGTWDFYREMDTYAVSPDNTELLDLWTFIYRAVNQANNLIEGTPGLTATQAQKDNIIGQAYFIRALAHFDAVRVWGGVPNAAGTLGVPIVLTPSRGIGASAFPSRATLPETYQQVKADLDQALALLPEDQSSNANTRGRATKNAVRALLSRVHLYLGEWAQAEARATEIISNTTKFSLVPYATIFTGDNTNESILEIQFNTADQSGLRFWYAPGALGGRGELAVHDGFYNSFAASDARRAMFGRDDVVGVWYISKYLRAGNIDDGHVLRLAEMYLNRAEARARQSNNAGAEADLNAVRTRAGLLNYNPGADIPLLEAIERERRWEFFGEGHTFFDLVRTGRALAVLQNVTRKNGPPVNVGNAQRLVMPIPRREVDANKNLIQNQGYN; translated from the coding sequence ATGAAAAGATATATTCTAATCACATGCTTCATTTTTGGTCTGATGACATCTTGTAATGTCTTAGATCAATTGCCAGAACAGCAGATATCAGATAGCCAGGCCATAACCAGTTTAAGTGGCGCAAATGCAGCTTTAAATGGCGCTTATAGCCAGATTCAGGGGGTTTATGAGGGACGACTACAGAGATTAAGTGATGTGTCGGCAGATGTTTCTCAAAGTATCGGTACTTGGGACTTTTACAGAGAAATGGACACCTACGCGGTCTCGCCTGATAACACCGAGTTGCTGGATTTGTGGACCTTTATCTATCGTGCTGTCAATCAAGCTAATAATTTGATTGAAGGTACACCCGGTCTTACAGCAACCCAGGCACAAAAAGATAACATCATCGGCCAGGCATACTTTATTCGCGCGTTGGCCCATTTTGATGCAGTGCGTGTTTGGGGTGGCGTTCCAAATGCAGCTGGTACGCTTGGTGTGCCTATTGTGCTAACTCCATCCCGTGGAATTGGCGCGAGCGCTTTTCCTTCCAGAGCAACGTTGCCTGAAACATACCAACAAGTGAAAGCAGACTTGGATCAGGCTTTGGCACTTCTTCCAGAAGATCAGTCGAGCAATGCGAATACACGCGGTAGGGCAACCAAAAACGCTGTGCGCGCTTTGCTAAGCCGAGTTCATCTTTACTTAGGCGAGTGGGCACAGGCAGAGGCTCGGGCAACTGAAATTATCTCCAACACTACAAAATTCTCTTTGGTGCCTTATGCGACCATTTTTACTGGAGACAACACAAACGAATCGATTTTGGAGATTCAGTTTAATACCGCTGACCAAAGCGGCCTGCGATTCTGGTATGCACCTGGTGCTTTGGGCGGACGAGGAGAGTTGGCGGTGCACGATGGGTTCTACAACAGTTTTGCAGCCAGTGATGCCCGCAGAGCTATGTTCGGCCGGGATGATGTGGTGGGTGTTTGGTACATTTCGAAGTACTTAAGAGCTGGCAATATTGATGACGGCCACGTTTTAAGACTTGCCGAGATGTATCTCAATCGTGCAGAAGCCCGGGCTAGACAAAGTAATAACGCTGGAGCCGAGGCCGATCTGAATGCTGTGAGAACTCGAGCCGGGTTGCTAAATTATAATCCCGGAGCAGATATTCCTTTGCTTGAAGCAATAGAGCGTGAGCGCAGATGGGAGTTTTTTGGAGAGGGCCATACATTTTTTGATTTGGTACGTACTGGCCGGGCTTTGGCAGTTCTTCAGAACGTTACCCGGAAAAATGGTCCCCCTGTAAATGTTGGCAATGCTCAGAGACTTGTTATGCCAATCCCAAGGAGGGAGGTAGATGCGAACAAAAACCTTATTCAAAATCAGGGTTACAATTAA
- a CDS encoding DUF1573 domain-containing protein, giving the protein MKKLFAVVLFAVLIGKGYAQELSGAIPLNKNEVKVEYATVNWEATQFDFGKVKQNVPVTHEFKFTNTSKVPFIIANAQPSCGCTAPDWTKTPVPPGDSGFVKATFNAASPGPFNKTITVTSNVEGGIILLTIKGEVVVAQ; this is encoded by the coding sequence ATGAAAAAATTATTTGCTGTAGTTCTTTTTGCGGTATTGATTGGCAAAGGCTATGCACAAGAATTGAGTGGAGCTATACCACTTAATAAAAATGAAGTAAAGGTAGAGTACGCCACCGTTAATTGGGAAGCTACTCAATTTGATTTTGGAAAGGTAAAGCAGAATGTGCCGGTAACGCATGAATTCAAATTTACCAACACCAGCAAAGTCCCATTCATCATTGCCAACGCACAACCATCATGTGGTTGCACTGCCCCTGATTGGACCAAAACACCTGTCCCTCCTGGAGATTCTGGGTTTGTGAAAGCAACTTTCAATGCTGCTTCGCCTGGGCCATTCAATAAAACCATTACCGTTACTAGCAATGTGGAAGGCGGAATTATTCTTCTTACAATTAAGGGAGAAGTAGTAGTTGCTCAGTAA
- a CDS encoding geranylgeranylglycerol-phosphate geranylgeranyltransferase produces the protein MQLILALFRLTRFWNLAIIALAQYFTAYFLFNQRQAVFTDIWLFLLSGSTILIAAAGYIINDYYDIKIDLINKPDRVVIGKTITRRYAILFHTVISFLGVAAGLLINWKVGALNFVCAFLLWLYSNNLKRLPLIGNVVVAFLTGLSIFMLVFLYNQYLPFVVVYSLFAFFMTLIREVVKDMEDMKGDTTFGCKTLPIVWGIRKTKSFVYVIVVIFSILVLWLDYRELKISWIYFIPLLFLPMSVLVFRLIKADTKKEFYQLSQLCKIIMLLGIISMVFI, from the coding sequence ATGCAATTGATTCTGGCTCTCTTCCGGCTCACCCGCTTTTGGAATCTCGCCATCATTGCTCTTGCTCAATACTTTACTGCCTACTTTTTGTTCAATCAACGGCAAGCTGTCTTTACGGACATTTGGCTTTTTCTACTGAGTGGATCGACCATACTGATTGCAGCGGCTGGCTATATCATCAACGACTACTATGATATAAAGATAGACCTCATCAACAAACCCGACCGCGTGGTGATTGGCAAGACCATTACACGCAGGTATGCTATTTTGTTTCATACAGTAATTTCTTTTTTGGGGGTTGCAGCTGGCCTTCTCATCAATTGGAAAGTAGGCGCTTTGAATTTTGTGTGTGCTTTTTTGCTTTGGCTTTATTCCAACAACCTTAAGCGACTGCCTTTAATCGGTAATGTAGTGGTGGCATTCTTAACAGGGCTTTCCATTTTTATGCTGGTTTTTTTGTACAATCAATATTTGCCGTTTGTGGTGGTCTACTCACTCTTTGCTTTTTTTATGACGTTGATTCGTGAAGTGGTGAAAGATATGGAAGACATGAAGGGCGATACAACCTTTGGTTGCAAAACATTGCCCATTGTGTGGGGCATTCGAAAAACAAAATCGTTTGTTTATGTTATCGTTGTAATCTTCTCCATACTTGTGTTATGGCTCGATTATCGAGAATTAAAAATCTCTTGGATTTATTTTATTCCTTTGCTGTTTCTCCCCATGTCTGTTTTGGTTTTTAGATTAATCAAAGCTGATACCAAAAAAGAATTTTATCAACTAAGTCAATTATGTAAAATCATCATGCTGCTGGGAATCATCAGTATGGTTTTCATTTAG
- a CDS encoding pyridoxal phosphate-dependent aminotransferase, whose translation MNNLSNRINAIEESATLAMAAKAREFKNKGIDVINLSLGEPDFKTPQHICDAAKKAIDDGKYFSYPPVAGYQDLREALAAKYVKENNVPYKAENIVVSNGAKQSIANVMLALLNPGDEVIVFAPYWVSYDALVRLAEATPVLVKGGIENDFKVTAAQVENAITPKTKAIIFSSPCNPTGSVFSKKELESIAAVVLKHPNLLVIADEIYEHINFTGDQTSMASLAGMFDRTITVNGFAKGFAMTGWRVGYIGAPKWVADGCNKVQGQITSANCSISQRGALAAITGDLAPTKMMVEEYHKRRDIVYNLLKEIPGVKANYPTGAFYFFPDVSYYYGKKDGDRVIKNGDDFCFYMLEKGWVSLVPGGAFGDENCVRLSYAASEKELVEAMKRMKEALAVLK comes from the coding sequence ATGAACAATCTCTCCAACCGCATCAACGCAATCGAAGAATCTGCTACCTTGGCCATGGCGGCCAAAGCACGGGAATTTAAAAACAAAGGCATCGATGTCATCAACCTTAGTTTGGGTGAACCCGATTTTAAAACACCTCAACACATTTGCGATGCTGCCAAAAAAGCCATCGATGATGGTAAGTATTTCTCCTATCCGCCCGTAGCTGGCTATCAAGATTTGCGTGAAGCATTGGCCGCAAAGTACGTGAAAGAAAACAACGTGCCCTACAAAGCCGAAAACATAGTGGTATCCAATGGCGCAAAGCAATCGATTGCCAATGTGATGTTGGCACTACTCAATCCAGGCGATGAAGTAATTGTGTTCGCCCCTTATTGGGTAAGCTATGATGCACTGGTGCGTTTGGCAGAAGCCACTCCAGTGTTGGTAAAAGGCGGTATTGAAAATGATTTTAAAGTAACAGCTGCGCAAGTAGAAAATGCAATCACTCCAAAAACAAAAGCGATTATTTTTTCTTCACCATGCAACCCCACGGGTTCTGTATTTTCGAAAAAGGAATTAGAATCCATAGCTGCTGTGGTGTTGAAGCACCCCAACCTATTGGTGATTGCCGATGAGATTTACGAACACATCAATTTCACAGGCGACCAAACCAGTATGGCTTCCCTTGCGGGGATGTTTGACCGTACGATAACGGTTAATGGATTCGCCAAAGGTTTTGCCATGACCGGCTGGCGCGTAGGTTATATCGGTGCACCAAAATGGGTGGCCGATGGCTGCAACAAAGTGCAAGGTCAAATTACTTCTGCGAATTGCTCTATCTCACAGCGGGGTGCACTCGCTGCCATTACTGGAGATTTAGCACCGACCAAAATGATGGTGGAAGAATATCACAAACGCAGAGATATCGTTTATAATCTGTTAAAGGAAATCCCTGGCGTAAAGGCCAACTACCCAACGGGGGCATTTTACTTTTTCCCCGATGTGAGCTATTACTATGGAAAAAAAGACGGTGACCGAGTAATTAAGAATGGTGATGACTTTTGTTTTTACATGCTAGAAAAAGGTTGGGTATCGCTAGTTCCGGGTGGGGCGTTTGGTGACGAAAATTGTGTCCGCCTTTCTTACGCTGCTTCTGAGAAGGAGTTGGTAGAAGCAATGAAGCGAATGAAGGAAGCGTTGGCTGTTCTAAAATAA
- the purN gene encoding phosphoribosylglycinamide formyltransferase: MSKFRICIFASGSGTNAEAIIKYFQHHPFIKVELVLTNNPTAAVLEKAKKANVESTVFNKSQFSESDEIVQLLQAHGITHLVLAGFLLLIPKNLVATYPNKIVNIHPALLPKFGGKGMYGLKVHEAVKASGEKETGITIHEVNENYDEGKILFQASCEVLPSDTPQQIAEKVQALEHENYPRVVEKWITSKDG; encoded by the coding sequence ATGTCAAAGTTTCGGATTTGTATTTTTGCTTCGGGTAGTGGCACTAATGCTGAAGCTATCATCAAATACTTTCAACATCATCCTTTCATAAAAGTTGAATTAGTTTTAACGAACAACCCAACTGCGGCTGTTTTGGAGAAAGCAAAAAAAGCAAATGTGGAAAGCACTGTGTTCAACAAATCACAATTCAGCGAAAGCGATGAAATTGTTCAGCTTCTTCAGGCACATGGAATTACCCATTTGGTTTTGGCTGGGTTTCTGTTGTTGATACCTAAAAATTTGGTTGCCACCTATCCCAACAAAATAGTCAACATCCATCCTGCGCTGTTACCAAAATTTGGCGGCAAAGGCATGTACGGATTAAAAGTACATGAAGCCGTGAAAGCATCAGGCGAGAAAGAAACAGGCATTACCATCCACGAAGTGAACGAGAACTACGATGAAGGCAAAATTTTGTTCCAAGCCTCTTGCGAAGTTTTGCCATCCGACACCCCTCAACAAATCGCAGAGAAGGTGCAGGCTTTAGAACACGAAAATTATCCGAGAGTTGTAGAAAAATGGATCACGTCAAAAGATGGCTAG
- a CDS encoding D-glycero-beta-D-manno-heptose-7-phosphate kinase, whose protein sequence is MKEPNQIIESFSKVTALIIGDVMLDSYIWGAVERISPEAPVPIVNVKKKDFRLGGAANVALNIAALGAKPILCALVGNDEDGKKLSQRLSEGKISSEGIVVSNTRPTTVKTRIIASHQHVVRVDEETDRVASEEEQKNLLSKIEKLLPQCQVVIFEDYDKGAITSTIIEKTVALTKQLNIPTVVDPKKRNFLSYYGVTLFKPNLKELREGLKIEVGASNQAQVEKAVSLLKEKLKADGVMLTLSEHGVYIDLHHQKIKVAAHEREIADVSGAGDTVVSIAALCLALKLSPTEIAELSNLGGGLVCQHVGVVPIDREELKEEWAFISTK, encoded by the coding sequence ATGAAAGAACCCAATCAAATAATCGAATCCTTCTCGAAAGTTACTGCTCTCATCATTGGCGATGTCATGCTGGACAGCTACATCTGGGGGGCTGTGGAGCGAATTTCGCCTGAAGCGCCTGTGCCGATTGTGAACGTAAAGAAAAAAGATTTTCGCTTGGGCGGTGCGGCCAACGTAGCATTAAATATTGCGGCACTGGGCGCGAAGCCCATTTTATGTGCTTTGGTGGGCAACGATGAAGATGGAAAAAAACTATCTCAGCGCTTGTCAGAAGGAAAAATCAGCAGTGAAGGAATAGTGGTAAGCAACACACGACCCACCACGGTGAAAACGCGCATCATTGCCAGTCATCAACATGTAGTGCGCGTAGATGAAGAAACCGACCGAGTAGCGAGCGAAGAAGAGCAAAAGAATCTTCTTTCTAAAATAGAGAAGCTATTGCCTCAATGCCAGGTGGTGATTTTCGAAGATTACGATAAGGGAGCAATTACTTCCACTATTATTGAAAAGACAGTTGCCCTTACAAAACAGTTGAACATTCCCACGGTGGTGGATCCGAAGAAAAGAAATTTTCTTTCCTACTATGGAGTAACACTTTTCAAACCCAACCTAAAAGAACTGCGCGAAGGATTAAAAATTGAGGTAGGAGCAAGTAATCAAGCACAAGTTGAAAAAGCAGTTTCACTTTTAAAGGAGAAGCTAAAGGCTGATGGCGTGATGCTCACTTTATCAGAGCATGGAGTGTATATTGATTTACATCACCAAAAAATAAAGGTTGCTGCGCATGAACGGGAAATAGCCGATGTTTCTGGTGCAGGTGATACGGTAGTGAGTATTGCCGCTTTGTGCTTGGCACTTAAGCTAAGCCCAACAGAGATTGCAGAACTCTCAAATTTAGGAGGTGGGTTGGTGTGTCAGCATGTGGGTGTAGTTCCGATTGACCGAGAAGAACTGAAAGAGGAGTGGGCATTCATTTCAACCAAATAA
- a CDS encoding TonB-dependent receptor encodes MRKSLLIKFVPLLMLLSSMAWAQERSVSGKVTSQEDGTALPGVNVVVKGTTNGTVTDAEGNFKISVPSSGGSLVFSFIGLSTTEVEIGDRTTVDVSLSLDVQQLSEVVVTGYGTQDRKTLTSSITSVSAKDIAGVPMASPDQMLQGRAVGVQVSSASGTPGGGVSVRVRGSTSINASSDPLYVVDGIPIVSSNLSAVGLGGQLTNPIADLNPADIESMEILKDASATAIYGARAANGVVLITTKRGKNQKPKIEVNTYTGVQSLWRKPSVVDGPTFERLINESRANNGQSQLYPNPDAALNTDWMGQIFQEAPMNNVDLSVSGGSDKVKYMTSFNYFKQDGINKPSVFDRKTGRINLDYSATDKLRIGTSILYSRNFRNRVRNDNNIFGAIGAAYFLPTNQPIFNPDGSYLKFSIFENPVAAVNEVDIGMVTNRVLANVYGEYEIAEGLLFRSTFSVDYNNVKEDRFDNSKLNTGSATNGDASSIVTIDDNWIWENVLSYQKKFGEHNFNSLVGYSMQENYFERTQANGQQFPSDEFRRIASAAVQTSSSSATGWGITGIFARLNYDYKGKYLATVNVRRDASSRFGTANQAATFPSFALGWNVKKEGFMNNVSFISTLKPRLSWGITGNQNGIGDFQSFGLWGGGANYTDFPGTAPLQLANPNLKWETTAQTNIGLDVSFMNDRWKLTFDYYDKQTKDLLLAVPVPRTTGFNELVQNFGEMENKGFELGIAGVLVNKGDLFVDFSFNVSQNRNLIKKLAAPFNQFTRDVIRLEQGVPLSSFWLHDQIRVDPETGLSIYRTVNGEAAVNSADFNAGRDRFIVGNAQPDFFGGFNSNVRFKGFDFNMFWQFTLGNDQLNWVRFFQEHGGTRNTGYVKSQLAAWKSPGDITDIPRQLAVNYRGDLRPSRFLEDGSYMRLKNITLGYTLNSEITRKIGVTRLRVYVSSQNLLTFTNYTGLDPEVNTGADLNGLAAGIDLYAMPQPRVFMGGINISF; translated from the coding sequence ATGAGGAAATCTTTACTTATCAAATTCGTGCCGCTCTTGATGCTGCTAAGCAGCATGGCTTGGGCGCAAGAGAGAAGTGTATCAGGTAAAGTGACATCGCAAGAAGATGGCACTGCGTTACCTGGCGTAAACGTGGTAGTGAAAGGCACTACAAACGGTACAGTTACCGATGCAGAAGGTAACTTTAAAATAAGTGTTCCATCCAGTGGTGGAAGTTTAGTGTTCTCGTTCATTGGACTTTCTACGACTGAAGTGGAGATTGGCGATCGGACTACGGTAGATGTAAGTCTTAGCCTAGATGTCCAGCAACTTTCAGAAGTTGTGGTCACGGGTTATGGTACACAAGATCGTAAAACACTTACCTCTTCAATTACCTCAGTCTCAGCTAAGGACATCGCAGGAGTGCCGATGGCATCGCCAGACCAAATGCTTCAAGGCCGTGCTGTGGGTGTTCAGGTAAGTTCTGCTTCAGGAACTCCAGGTGGCGGGGTTTCTGTCCGTGTTCGGGGCAGTACATCGATTAATGCCAGTAGTGACCCATTATACGTTGTGGATGGAATACCTATTGTTTCATCGAATCTCAGCGCAGTTGGACTTGGTGGCCAGTTAACAAATCCAATTGCAGACCTCAATCCTGCGGACATTGAGTCCATGGAGATACTAAAAGATGCTTCGGCAACAGCAATCTACGGTGCTCGTGCTGCGAATGGTGTTGTTTTAATCACAACAAAACGAGGAAAGAATCAAAAACCTAAAATTGAAGTGAACACCTATACAGGCGTGCAAAGTCTTTGGAGAAAGCCTTCTGTAGTAGATGGGCCAACTTTCGAGCGGTTGATCAATGAATCGCGAGCTAACAATGGGCAGAGTCAACTTTATCCGAATCCTGATGCTGCGCTTAATACTGATTGGATGGGTCAGATTTTTCAGGAAGCTCCAATGAACAATGTTGACTTGTCTGTATCAGGTGGCTCAGACAAAGTAAAGTACATGACTTCGTTTAATTACTTCAAGCAGGATGGGATCAATAAGCCTTCTGTGTTTGACAGGAAAACAGGCCGGATTAATCTTGATTACTCAGCAACTGACAAGCTTAGAATTGGGACAAGTATTCTGTATTCAAGAAATTTCAGGAATAGGGTGAGGAACGATAACAATATTTTTGGTGCCATTGGCGCAGCCTACTTCTTGCCCACCAATCAACCCATTTTCAACCCCGATGGATCATACCTTAAATTCTCAATTTTTGAAAATCCCGTGGCGGCTGTTAATGAAGTTGATATTGGCATGGTGACTAACAGGGTCCTAGCGAACGTTTATGGAGAATACGAGATAGCTGAGGGTTTGCTTTTTAGGTCTACTTTTAGCGTTGATTATAATAACGTTAAAGAAGATCGTTTTGATAATTCAAAGCTCAACACAGGCTCAGCAACCAATGGTGATGCATCATCAATTGTAACTATTGATGATAATTGGATATGGGAGAATGTCTTGTCATATCAGAAGAAGTTTGGCGAACATAATTTTAACTCGCTGGTGGGTTACTCCATGCAGGAAAACTACTTTGAAAGAACGCAGGCAAATGGTCAGCAGTTTCCTAGTGATGAATTCAGGCGAATTGCATCTGCCGCAGTCCAGACATCATCGTCATCGGCAACAGGGTGGGGTATTACTGGGATATTTGCAAGATTGAATTATGACTATAAGGGCAAGTATTTGGCAACTGTCAATGTAAGAAGAGATGCTTCATCCAGATTTGGTACTGCTAACCAAGCTGCAACTTTTCCATCTTTTGCTTTGGGGTGGAATGTTAAGAAGGAGGGCTTTATGAACAATGTTTCATTCATCAGTACGCTAAAGCCTCGCCTAAGCTGGGGAATAACCGGCAATCAGAATGGCATCGGTGACTTTCAGTCATTTGGGCTTTGGGGAGGTGGCGCAAACTACACCGATTTTCCAGGCACAGCTCCCCTCCAGTTAGCAAATCCTAACTTGAAGTGGGAGACCACTGCTCAAACCAACATCGGACTAGATGTTTCTTTTATGAACGATCGTTGGAAGTTGACCTTCGACTACTATGATAAGCAAACGAAAGATCTATTGTTAGCTGTGCCGGTTCCTAGAACTACTGGATTTAATGAGTTAGTTCAAAATTTTGGGGAAATGGAGAATAAGGGCTTTGAATTAGGTATTGCCGGTGTTCTGGTGAACAAAGGTGACTTGTTTGTTGACTTCTCGTTTAATGTGTCGCAAAATAGGAACTTGATAAAAAAGTTAGCTGCGCCTTTTAACCAGTTTACTAGGGATGTAATTCGGCTTGAGCAGGGCGTGCCGTTGTCTTCGTTTTGGCTTCATGACCAAATCAGAGTTGACCCGGAGACTGGGCTCTCAATCTATCGTACGGTAAACGGAGAGGCGGCAGTGAATTCTGCTGATTTTAATGCGGGCCGCGATCGATTTATTGTTGGCAATGCCCAACCGGATTTCTTTGGCGGATTTAATTCAAATGTCAGGTTTAAAGGCTTTGATTTTAATATGTTCTGGCAGTTTACCCTTGGGAATGATCAGTTGAATTGGGTTCGCTTTTTTCAGGAACATGGAGGTACTCGAAACACAGGCTATGTGAAATCCCAGTTGGCTGCGTGGAAGAGTCCAGGTGATATCACCGATATTCCACGCCAGCTTGCCGTCAACTACAGAGGCGATTTGAGGCCTTCAAGATTTTTGGAGGATGGGTCCTATATGCGCTTAAAGAATATCACGCTTGGCTACACGTTGAATTCGGAGATCACTAGAAAAATTGGAGTAACAAGATTGAGGGTTTACGTCTCAAGTCAAAACCTGCTCACATTCACCAATTATACCGGACTTGATCCTGAGGTCAATACCGGTGCAGATCTTAATGGCCTTGCTGCGGGTATAGACTTGTATGCAATGCCGCAGCCGAGAGTTTTTATGGGTGGTATTAACATTTCCTTTTAA
- a CDS encoding response regulator transcription factor yields the protein MATHILLVEDDPSLGFVIKDNLTHKGYLVELTENGEEGLRAFNERPFDLCILDVMMPKKDGFSLAQAIREKNKNVPILFITAKSMLEDKITGFQSGGDDYIVKPFSMEELFLRMDVFLRRSTVVVNTDTSFALGAFTFDCQNLTLQHTSGAKTLTQKEAEVLKLLCVNRQRVMKREEILTTVWGDDDYFMGRSLDVFISKLRKYLKEDPKVEIVNYHGVGFRLEVGS from the coding sequence ATGGCAACTCATATTTTATTGGTAGAGGACGACCCAAGTTTAGGTTTTGTCATAAAAGACAATTTGACTCACAAGGGTTATTTGGTTGAATTGACTGAAAACGGTGAGGAAGGTTTGCGCGCTTTCAATGAGCGGCCATTTGATTTATGCATTTTAGATGTGATGATGCCCAAGAAAGATGGCTTCAGTTTGGCACAAGCCATTCGCGAAAAAAATAAGAACGTTCCTATTTTATTCATCACCGCAAAATCCATGCTCGAAGACAAAATCACCGGGTTTCAATCGGGTGGCGATGATTACATTGTGAAGCCCTTTAGCATGGAGGAACTGTTTTTGAGGATGGATGTTTTCTTACGAAGGTCGACCGTAGTAGTAAATACCGACACTTCTTTTGCATTGGGTGCCTTTACATTTGATTGCCAGAACTTAACTTTGCAACATACTTCTGGTGCAAAGACCCTTACTCAGAAGGAAGCAGAAGTATTGAAGCTGCTATGTGTGAACAGGCAGAGAGTGATGAAGCGCGAAGAAATTTTAACCACCGTCTGGGGCGATGACGATTATTTTATGGGCCGCAGCTTGGATGTTTTCATTTCCAAGCTTAGAAAATATTTGAAAGAAGACCCGAAGGTCGAGATTGTCAATTATCATGGGGTAGGCTTTCGGTTGGAAGTCGGTAGCTAG
- a CDS encoding HAMP domain-containing histidine kinase, translating into MSRLTFRIVIALAVLSITGITITQIYWVRKAFDLKANQFNADVNRALENVASRIHDINKTPIPANSLVDQESSNYFTVMVNGPIDSSLLGFLLKNEFDRSNITADYEFGVYDCSKQCMTGGNYISPTKNKIPPSLSELPALKMDGYYFGVRFPQIEANLISQMGIWGFSSVVMLVVIFFFAYTLFVILKQRRLSEVQKDFINNMTHEFKTPLSTIAISTGVLKDPSIIQAPERLINYATIIENETNRLKQQVERVLQMARLEKNNLTLKRETTDLHELISESVKNNTVALQKKSGKFELYLNAENSLVNIDKLHFSNVLYNLMDNAIKYCTISPTITITTSSSHHQFTLDVKDNGIGISEDNLKKIFHRFYRVPTGNLHDVKGFGLGLNYVKLVVESHGGKIMVNSKMGSGSTFTILLPQPI; encoded by the coding sequence GTGAGCAGGTTAACCTTTCGAATTGTTATTGCCCTAGCGGTACTCAGCATTACAGGCATTACTATTACTCAAATTTACTGGGTGCGCAAAGCCTTTGACCTGAAGGCAAATCAATTCAATGCCGATGTAAACAGGGCTTTAGAAAATGTGGCATCTCGGATTCACGATATCAACAAAACGCCCATACCGGCCAATAGCCTCGTGGATCAGGAGTCGAGTAACTATTTTACTGTCATGGTCAATGGTCCCATCGATTCAAGCCTCCTCGGCTTTTTGCTGAAGAATGAATTTGACAGAAGCAATATCACCGCAGATTACGAATTTGGCGTGTATGATTGTTCCAAACAATGCATGACAGGTGGCAATTACATTTCGCCCACTAAAAACAAAATACCACCAAGCTTGAGCGAGTTGCCCGCCTTAAAAATGGATGGATATTATTTTGGGGTTCGGTTTCCGCAGATTGAAGCCAACCTGATTAGTCAAATGGGTATTTGGGGATTTTCTTCGGTCGTGATGCTGGTGGTCATTTTCTTTTTTGCCTACACGCTGTTTGTGATTTTAAAACAACGCAGGTTATCGGAAGTGCAAAAAGATTTTATCAACAACATGACGCACGAGTTCAAAACTCCGCTCTCCACTATCGCCATTTCCACGGGTGTGTTGAAAGACCCATCGATTATTCAAGCGCCTGAGCGATTGATCAACTATGCTACCATTATCGAAAATGAAACCAATCGGTTGAAGCAGCAAGTAGAGCGCGTATTGCAGATGGCGCGTTTGGAAAAAAATAATCTTACCTTGAAGCGCGAGACGACCGATTTGCACGAACTGATCTCGGAGTCGGTGAAAAACAATACGGTGGCCCTTCAGAAAAAGAGTGGAAAATTTGAATTGTACCTAAATGCGGAAAATAGTTTGGTCAATATCGATAAACTACATTTTTCTAATGTGTTGTACAATTTGATGGATAATGCGATTAAATATTGCACGATATCTCCCACCATTACTATCACGACAAGCTCTTCGCACCACCAGTTTACGCTTGACGTAAAAGACAATGGCATCGGCATAAGTGAAGATAATCTAAAGAAAATTTTTCATCGGTTCTATCGAGTTCCTACGGGCAACCTACACGATGTTAAAGGTTTTGGGCTAGGCCTCAACTATGTGAAGTTGGTGGTGGAATCGCATGGCGGAAAAATTATGGTGAATAGCAAAATGGGTAGCGGAAGTACCTTTACGATTCTATTGCCTCAACCCATTTAA